CCCTGGCAATCGTATCTGCAGGCTTTACACCGAGGCGTGCGGCCCACGAATCCGGCAGCACAGCCAACACCATGACCCCTTCGTCTGCAGGGGCGAAAAGCGGATCGGCCAAGGACTGACGGTGATCGAGCCACCACCTCGATACCTCCCGGATTGCGAGGATGAGCCAAGGTGCCAAGACTGCGTAACCACTGTCGTAGATTGTTCCGAGATACGCGCCACCGCCGGCTAAAACAGCCGATAGCCCATCTATTGCGGCGGTCTGCTGCACAGCCACGCGCGGGCGAAGGTTATCAAACAGCCCACTGAACCCAACCAACACAGGCATGCCGAGTAAAGCAAAGGAACTGGCTGTGAGCGTCCACAAAAGGTGCCACGGTGAATGCACGTACGACGGAGCGGACCAGACTGTGCCGACGGTGGGAATGACAAGCGGGACCATGAACGCAAGTTGTATCCACAAAGCGCCGATACCTCGACCGCGTTTACTGACGGTGACAACGGGTGAAACGGAGTGCCTGCCGACAATCGCCACGAGCAACATCTCGCCAAGCATCACTCCGCACAACACACCAGACCAACCGACGACATGGAAACTTCCGAGATGACTCACGACAATCCCAAAAAAGCCTTTTGCACTCGGCCCCCACTTGCTGATGACGAGCGAGAGCGCCGACAGCAGCGAGATGCTGTAAACCGGCGAGACGAACCTCAGTTGAATGGCTCCAAGCACAAGGCCGAGAATGCTCACTGCCGCG
The Alicyclobacillus curvatus genome window above contains:
- a CDS encoding PDZ domain-containing protein, with the translated sequence MNWHAAALSILWVIRDLFLNPLFYAGFALAFWDLRRTSTFERKFFGIRATRPLRLTIIRGVEGLMIGIVISALLIASGVVVDLWEVAAVSILGLVLGAIQLRFVSPVYSISLLSALSLVISKWGPSAKGFFGIVVSHLGSFHVVGWSGVLCGVMLGEMLLVAIVGRHSVSPVVTVSKRGRGIGALWIQLAFMVPLVIPTVGTVWSAPSYVHSPWHLLWTLTASSFALLGMPVLVGFSGLFDNLRPRVAVQQTAAIDGLSAVLAGGGAYLGTIYDSGYAVLAPWLILAIREVSRWWLDHRQSLADPLFAPADEGVMVLAVLPDSWAARLGVKPADTIARVNGVPVHSQYDLHFALNQNPAYAKLEVIDERGEIRFVSHTVYEGERAQLGLIFAPDGQSPRFVKAGGSGLLQSLYARLTEAGPGALSHASASAASINGDGAGQGVAIGGAPPPSRRSARAMFARSPAAEEAAMTEERPDDRDGLSNNRE